Proteins from a genomic interval of uncultured Desulfuromusa sp.:
- a CDS encoding PEP-CTERM sorting domain-containing protein, translated as MIRFFVALTVTILLLVSQSAFAITYDVFDPNDATGSANISSWINNLGGDITVHEDFEDIGVTDGANWYDSLSTGIGTFTAISGLGTGETSNPDGDLKFAVLDDYNYGRFNTTDSGTNYLDSADVKVITLILNDSLNLSNLFFYITDASDCNATTTTGANADISPYPVSNLSNGNERFVGISLGAGEGFIESITWTVSTSSDGYGLDDFSSVAPVPEPSTILLLGSGLIGLGWYGRKRRNA; from the coding sequence ATGATACGTTTCTTTGTTGCTCTGACTGTAACGATTCTGCTGCTCGTTTCACAATCGGCCTTCGCTATTACCTATGATGTTTTTGATCCTAATGATGCTACTGGTTCAGCCAATATAAGTTCATGGATAAACAATCTGGGTGGAGATATTACTGTCCATGAAGACTTTGAGGACATTGGCGTCACCGATGGTGCCAATTGGTATGACTCTCTCTCAACTGGAATTGGCACATTCACGGCTATTAGTGGTCTTGGAACAGGAGAGACGAGTAACCCAGATGGTGATCTCAAATTTGCGGTGCTGGATGATTATAATTATGGTCGCTTCAATACCACCGATTCTGGAACAAATTATCTGGACTCTGCAGATGTCAAAGTAATAACATTGATCTTGAATGATAGTTTAAACCTGTCTAACCTGTTCTTTTACATCACTGATGCTAGTGACTGTAACGCTACCACTACAACAGGCGCAAACGCTGATATTTCACCATATCCTGTTAGTAATTTGTCGAACGGCAACGAACGCTTCGTCGGTATCAGTTTGGGTGCAGGTGAAGGCTTTATAGAAAGCATCACTTGGACGGTTAGCACATCTTCAGATGGTTATGGCTTGGATGATTTTTCCTCTGTCGCCCCCGTCCCCGAACCTTCTACCATTCTCCTTCTTGGCAGTGGTCTGATAGGTCTTGGCTGGTACGGCCGGAAACGCAGAAATGCATAG